CAATGCCGGCGGCGCGATGAGCGTGGAAGACGAGGTGCTgggggaggagggggaagaggacaCGGAGGAGCTCTTCTACGAGTCGCTCGACCGCATcctctcctcctcggcctcctccacctccgcctcgGACGACGACGGCGTCGACCTCCCGCGCCGCAGCCGCCGCTACGATGCCGCGGCGCTCGACCTCTGGACCTCCCAGCCGGCGCCCATCCAGGAGCGCCGCCACCGGCTGCTCCAGCTGATGGGGCTCGCGGGGGACCCCTCCCTCGCGCGATTCGAGATGGGCCGATCCGCCTCCTACGACGATGTGGGACCGCGGCCGGCTTCTCCCGTCTCGCGGTCCAGATCGGATGGGGCCTCCACCGCGAAGCCTCCGGTTGGAGGCGGCCGTTTGCGCCCCACCTCGTCCGACGCATCAGATGCCAGTGCCACGCTGGAGGCGGTCGAGGAGGACCCAAGCTGCTTGATCAGGAACCTCGACGACGGTAGCGAGTTCGTGGTGAGGGAGGAGTTCGGGCTCCGCGAGGTTGGTACCGGCCGCCAGCTTACCGTGGAGGAGTTCGAGCTATTCATCGGCCGCTCCCCCATCGTCCAGGAGCTCATGCGCCGCCAAAGCGTCACCAACTCCAACCCAAACTCCAATTCCCAAAGTGGCGCCTCCACCCCCATGGAGAGGTCCAGCTCCGGCTCCAGCAATGGCGGGGCGCGTTCTAGGCGGCGCAGCAGCTGGCTTCACACCATCCGCAGTGCGGCTGGCTCCATGGTCACCTATTCACGTGACCGCCGCGGCGACGACAAGGACACGTCCTCAGAGAAGGGTGGCCGCCACTCCAGCTCGGCTACGGAAGACAGCCAGGATGGCGTTGCACGCCATGGTCCAGACCGTGTCAAGGTGCGGCACAACGGCAAGTCATACAAGGAGCTCACTGGCCTGTTCATGAACCAGCAGATACATGGGCACAAAGGGTCCATTTGGAGCATCAAGTTTAGTCCTGATGGGCGATACCTTGCAACTGCTGGAGAGGATTGCGTGATCCATGTTTGGGAGGTGTTGCACTCCGGAATGatgaaggaggagagggaggtggGAGATAATGGGACCTGCAATCCTTTCGCTGCCATGGTATGTGATGAGTCACTGGAGCTAATGTTAGCATCGGTTGCTACAGAGGGCAGCCATTGGGAGAAGAAGCTGCCAGCAACGGATCTGCACAGTCGGAGATCTGGGGGCTCAGACCAGTTGATGGTGCCAGAGCATGTGTTTGCACTGTCTGAGAGGCCTGTTATAACCTTCGCAGGGCATTTAAAGGATGTGCTTGATCTCTGCTGGTCCAAATCTCAGGTAAAGCTAACACGTTGTAGTCTTGCTTCAATTCCAATGTGCGAATACTTTTGAGTGTAATCTTGAGATGCAGAATGTTCTTTGAGTAGAATGAAGTTCAGGATGGACAATAGTCCCAGTGATTAGAAATAACTACCCCCTCTTTAGTGGTCTAAAAAATCtagtatttctttacggagggagtacatttctgTATTCAGAAATGGAAAACCAGACATAGTTATCAGACTAGGGACACCACGTCGTCTTACCTTGTCAAGGTGGCATCCTGATCTGGTGTACAATGCTGGTATTAGAAGTGTAAATCTAGCTGGTTCAGGATTAGGCAATCCGATGTTGAAGCAAAGGACTTATAAACTAGGACTTTTGAGAGAGGTAGGGACTGTGGCCACCCCGGGGGCTAGGTAGAAGAACTGTTCTTTTACTTTCTTGCTTGATCAGAGGTGTACGAGAGTCCAATTGTATAGGATGACTTAATTGATCCACAAGATGGATGTGAGATTTGAACTCTCTACCTTATCATATCTGGATTCTTCTTAATTGATAAAATAtgaggatcttgtccctaacttgGTGCTGGGTCATGTACTGCACATACGTAACAAATACACATTAATCTGTTGAATTATTTGAAAATAATTATGTCCAGAGCCTAGCTGGAAGACTACATCATATAAATTTAACAAGGTTCGGTGAAGAGTATAAGCAGTTACAAACCTTGTCTCGTCAGTGTCGGTTCGCTGTTTGCATTATTTCTTGCTCATTTATCACATTAAGACTTAATGAGAACCAACACATGTAAACCCTTGCGCTCTAGCAAACTGCATTATTTATTATGTATCTATTGTTCCAATTGGTTCCATTTATTGAAGCACTTTGTTTTACTCCATGTCAAATTTAAAAGTGGATTGGCTAGGGCCAGGACACTAGGATGAGAGACATGTAAATTTTGCACTGTTTGCTTGGATAGAGAGTGAGAGGAGAGTTGTCAAACCTTCATCAGTGACACAAGATCAGATTCCAAAAAACTATTATGAGCTGTTTTAAGCTGTGAGCGGCGGTGGCGCCAGCATAGGGGCAACTGTGTGCACTTGCATATTACTTCGGCCATTCTGAATTTCTGACCACCGCACACAGATACGCGCACTCACACACAAAAGAAGGCAAAAGGATAAATGACGATTTTCTCAGAAATATTATTTAAGTACCTCTGGTTAATTACTCCATCATCCGCCACTTAATCAGGTTTCTTGGTCATTTATACTTTCTCACATCTCTAAATTTACATTTTTAGCGTGAATTGTATATGGTGTGCAATTTTAATTGAACTTCAACTTGCAGTGTGTTATAGTTAGGACATTGGCCATcttgtcaaaaaacgtcttacattatgggacggagggagtactaattaggaCATTGGCCATCTTGTCCAAAAATATTCGCGACCACACCCGCACCCGTTTGCACACCTCCCAGAGAAGAGAAGATTGATAAAACTAATATTTCTTGGCAATACCGTTAAAGTACTGCTGGTTAATTACTCCATCACTTATCTACTTAACTCAGGTTTCCTGACTATGTATGCTTCCTTGGCATATCTAAATTTGTTTGTGTTTAGCGCCAACTCAGTATGGTGTGTAATTTCAATTGAACTTTAGCTTGCAGTGCGTTATACAGTATAGTACTAACTAGGACATTGGCCATCTCGCCCAAAAAAATTACTCGCTAGCTGAATGTTGACTTCAATTTCTTACCATGCTGTCCATATCATTGTAAATTCAATTCGCTAGCCCAAGCTGCCGTCCATGGTACAGAACCTGAACATGTATTTTCAGGTATCTATGCAAGAAACTCTAGGGATCTCTTCCGAGTACTTTGATAAATAAATAACCGATTTCATCTACAATGTTGACTTATTATTGAAGTTAATGCATTCCAAGCTAATTTTGAAATCATGGACCTCTGATATAATCACCTATCCAAACGATAATTCTAGGAATGTAGCAGCACAATTTGTTATGGTTTATTTTTGTTACCAGTTATTCCAGTCCCTGAGCTTCCTTTTGTAACTGATGTGCAGTACTTGCTTTCATCATCAATGGATAAAACTGTACGGTTGTGGCACATGTCAAGCACTTACTGTTTAAAAGCCTTCTCCCACAGTGACTATGGTAAGAACTAAGAACTATGCTTTCAGAAGATTTCTCTCCATGTGCGCTTAACCGCACTGATAGCACTGTCCTGAAATTTCTCATATCATTTTTTGATTCAGTGACTTGCATCCAGTTCAACCCTGTTGATGATAGATACTTCATTAGTGGTTCTCTGGATGAGAAAGTTCGAATCTGGAGTATACCGAAACGTGAAATTGTTGATTGGGTTGATCTACATGAAATGATTACTGCCGCATGTTATTCCCCCGATGGACAGGTTTGACTTTTTTCATAGTTCTAAATTGGTCAACAGTGTTTATTGGCTTATTGCATGTTCATTCTAACATGTTTTTATATTTTCTGCAGAGTGCATTCATTGGCTCCCACAAGGGCAATTGCCACGTGTATGACACGTCTGGTATATATCTGTCCCTCTCTCAATTGGTTGCATTGTTTTGCTGCTGTGACCCCTTTTTTTCTGAGGACTCGGCTAGTGCTGTTATCTAAAGATTGCATTCGCTGTTGTTATCCAGTTGTGCAAACTGAAGTTTATATGTTTTACATGCCTAACATTTTTATATTTTGTGACTAGATAATATGCTTTGTTACAAGAAACAAATTGACCTGCAACTCAAGAAAAAGAGATCCAGTCAGAAGAAAATCACAGGATTCCAGGTACTTATCTCACGCACCTGGCATACTTGAGATATTTGTCCTGTCCCATTATATGTACTGACACTGAATGATAGTTCCTCAATAGTTTATCCCAGGAAGTTCTTCAAAGGTCATTGTCACATCTGCGGACTCAAGAATCCGAGTCGTTGATGGCTTCGAACTACTTCACAAGTTTAAAGGTAGGTAATACTGAGCTTGGTAATGTCCATATTGGTGCATATCATATTGATTCAGCTTCCTGTGACAATTGGTTTGGTCCAATGGCACCGCATCCACCTAGCCCATCCCGAGCCTGACTTCcacacaatctttccctttacaacACTCGCTATCTATTTCAACTTTCAAGAAAATGAACCTTTTTCTATTCTGCCAGTTGGTTACTATTATCGTTTTTCAGGGTTTCAGAACACCAGCAGCCAAATCTCAGCTTGTTCAGCTGCAAACGGGAGGTACATTATTTCTGCGAGTGAGGATTCACGTGTATATATCTGGAGATACAGTGATGATTCCAAACCAAGCAGAAAGAAGAACATTGTTCCTGTCACAAATACCCATGAGAACTTCCGCTGCGAGAGAGTAACAGTTGCTGTTGCTTGGCCTTGTGCTGGCGCCAGAATGACTAATAGAGCTGTCTCCAGGAAGCAAGATAACTTGGACTGTGTGGCTGGTAATGGTCATGTACTTGGATCTGAACCTGCT
Above is a window of Triticum aestivum cultivar Chinese Spring chromosome 6B, IWGSC CS RefSeq v2.1, whole genome shotgun sequence DNA encoding:
- the LOC123137596 gene encoding WD repeat-containing protein 44 isoform X2 — translated: MSVEDEVLGEEGEEDTEELFYESLDRILSSSASSTSASDDDGVDLPRRSRRYDAAALDLWTSQPAPIQERRHRLLQLMGLAGDPSLARFEMGRSASYDDVGPRPASPVSRSRSDGASTAKPPVGGGRLRPTSSDASDASATLEAVEEDPSCLIRNLDDGSEFVVREEFGLREVGTGRQLTVEEFELFIGRSPIVQELMRRQSVTNSNPNSNSQSGASTPMERSSSGSSNGGARSRRRSSWLHTIRSAAGSMVTYSRDRRGDDKDTSSEKGGRHSSSATEDSQDGVARHGPDRVKVRHNGKSYKELTGLFMNQQIHGHKGSIWSIKFSPDGRYLATAGEDCVIHVWEVLHSGMMKEEREVGDNGTCNPFAAMVCDESLELMLASVATEGSHWEKKLPATDLHSRRSGGSDQLMVPEHVFALSERPVITFAGHLKDVLDLCWSKSQYLLSSSMDKTVRLWHMSSTYCLKAFSHSDYVTCIQFNPVDDRYFISGSLDEKVRIWSIPKREIVDWVDLHEMITAACYSPDGQSAFIGSHKGNCHVYDTSDNMLCYKKQIDLQLKKKRSSQKKITGFQFLNSLSQEVLQRSLSHLRTQESESLMASNYFTSLKGFRTPAAKSQLVQLQTGGTLFLRVRIHVYISGDTVMIPNQAERRTLFLSQIPMRTSAARE
- the LOC123137596 gene encoding WD repeat-containing protein 44 isoform X1, whose translation is MSVEDEVLGEEGEEDTEELFYESLDRILSSSASSTSASDDDGVDLPRRSRRYDAAALDLWTSQPAPIQERRHRLLQLMGLAGDPSLARFEMGRSASYDDVGPRPASPVSRSRSDGASTAKPPVGGGRLRPTSSDASDASATLEAVEEDPSCLIRNLDDGSEFVVREEFGLREVGTGRQLTVEEFELFIGRSPIVQELMRRQSVTNSNPNSNSQSGASTPMERSSSGSSNGGARSRRRSSWLHTIRSAAGSMVTYSRDRRGDDKDTSSEKGGRHSSSATEDSQDGVARHGPDRVKVRHNGKSYKELTGLFMNQQIHGHKGSIWSIKFSPDGRYLATAGEDCVIHVWEVLHSGMMKEEREVGDNGTCNPFAAMVCDESLELMLASVATEGSHWEKKLPATDLHSRRSGGSDQLMVPEHVFALSERPVITFAGHLKDVLDLCWSKSQYLLSSSMDKTVRLWHMSSTYCLKAFSHSDYVTCIQFNPVDDRYFISGSLDEKVRIWSIPKREIVDWVDLHEMITAACYSPDGQSAFIGSHKGNCHVYDTSDNMLCYKKQIDLQLKKKRSSQKKITGFQFIPGSSSKVIVTSADSRIRVVDGFELLHKFKGFQNTSSQISACSAANGRYIISASEDSRVYIWRYSDDSKPSRKKNIVPVTNTHENFRCERVTVAVAWPCAGARMTNRAVSRKQDNLDCVAGNGHVLGSEPAKEDEIPAVQDQSNTLCNNGATWPEELMTKTKQSPKSNTTHSGDVDQAPSPPAWGLVIVTAGHDGQIRTYQNFGFPSITSI